The following are encoded together in the Novipirellula artificiosorum genome:
- a CDS encoding ATP-binding cassette domain-containing protein, translating into MIQVQHLTKHYEDLHRGLFAAVDGVSFTVGSGEIFGLLGPNGAGKTTVLRILSTVLTPTSGIANVAGYDVGIDPAEVRRRIGFVSNNTAMYDRMTAWEMVEYFGRLHGMPRDVLAERLETLFSQLRMNDFRDVPGGKMSTGMKQKVSIARAMVHDPPVLVFDEATLGLDVMVARNLLSVIRDLRECGKCLIFSTHIMSEVERLCDRIAIMHRGKILDSGTLEALRQRHGQEDFEELFFGLLSDHERGDCERVDCERDNDQTCGASA; encoded by the coding sequence ATGATTCAAGTCCAGCATCTGACCAAGCACTACGAGGATCTGCATCGAGGCCTTTTCGCGGCCGTCGATGGAGTCTCCTTCACCGTCGGATCTGGGGAGATTTTTGGTCTGCTTGGCCCCAATGGTGCGGGCAAAACGACGGTCCTACGAATCCTCAGCACCGTGCTCACCCCGACATCCGGTATCGCCAACGTGGCAGGTTACGACGTCGGGATCGACCCAGCGGAAGTTCGACGGCGGATCGGTTTCGTCAGTAACAACACGGCCATGTACGACCGAATGACCGCATGGGAGATGGTGGAGTACTTTGGCCGCTTACACGGGATGCCCCGAGACGTTCTCGCCGAGCGTCTCGAAACACTTTTCTCCCAATTGCGCATGAACGACTTTCGCGACGTTCCCGGCGGCAAAATGTCGACGGGCATGAAACAAAAGGTCTCGATCGCACGCGCGATGGTCCACGATCCGCCCGTGTTGGTGTTCGACGAAGCCACACTTGGACTGGATGTGATGGTTGCGAGGAATCTATTGTCGGTCATCCGTGACCTGAGGGAATGTGGGAAATGCTTGATTTTTTCAACGCACATCATGAGCGAAGTCGAACGATTGTGCGACCGAATCGCGATCATGCACCGCGGAAAAATCCTCGATAGCGGCACGCTCGAAGCACTTCGCCAGCGGCATGGACAAGAAGATTTTGAAGAACTGTTTTTCGGCCTGCTAAGCGACCATGAACGGGGCGACTGCGAACGCGTTGACTGCGAACGGGACAACGATCAAACCTGTGGAGCGTCAGCATGA
- a CDS encoding EutN/CcmL family microcompartment protein: MKIARTIGTVTLSRFHPSMGASQLRCVEVVESIDKLDTDPLGGETIVAWDLCGTGIGDLVALAEGPEAAQPFVPDVKVVDASIVALLDKIDLE; encoded by the coding sequence ATGAAGATTGCTCGCACGATCGGTACCGTCACGCTTTCGCGTTTCCATCCTTCGATGGGCGCGTCACAACTGCGCTGCGTCGAAGTGGTTGAATCGATTGACAAACTTGACACCGATCCACTCGGCGGTGAGACGATCGTCGCATGGGATTTGTGTGGTACAGGGATCGGTGACTTGGTCGCATTGGCCGAAGGCCCCGAAGCGGCTCAGCCCTTTGTGCCGGACGTAAAGGTGGTCGACGCCTCGATTGTGGCGCTGCTCGATAAAATTGACTTAGAATAA
- a CDS encoding homoserine dehydrogenase, translated as MEKTNVAIVGLGTVGTGVARLLLDHGDRTARHAGRTLWLKKAVVRDLSKPRDVDLPSGIVTDSIDDVINDPDIQVVAQLIGGLEPARTIMLRLLESGKDIVTANKALLAEHGPELFTRARELGRSIAFEAAVAGGIPIIANLSQCLSANQICKLEGILNGTSNFIVTQMDEKGASYEDVVRRAQQLGYAEADPTMDVDGTDAAQKLSILAHLAFGATVNWADIPRVGIDGLDPDDLRFSRQLGYRIKLLALANLADDGLELSVGPTLVRIGTPLAEVRDAYNAIRVIGDAVGPVFYHGLGAGQMPTASAVAADLIDTAVGRTKLTFQTLEYFSTDQPPRVKQREADTLVGRCYFRLNVANHPGTLAAITAVLAKHKISIASVIQHEPENGNADDSGPPSGTVPLVIMTHAAAEGAARTATEEIQSLSAVTGPVVRLRVKD; from the coding sequence ATGGAAAAAACAAATGTAGCTATCGTTGGACTCGGGACCGTTGGCACCGGTGTTGCCCGCTTGCTTTTGGACCACGGAGATCGCACGGCGCGTCACGCTGGGCGGACGTTGTGGCTGAAAAAGGCGGTCGTTCGAGACCTGTCCAAACCGCGCGATGTTGATTTGCCATCCGGAATCGTGACCGATTCCATCGATGATGTGATCAACGACCCCGATATCCAGGTGGTCGCCCAGCTGATTGGTGGGCTGGAACCCGCCCGAACGATCATGTTGCGTTTGCTCGAATCGGGCAAGGATATCGTGACCGCCAATAAGGCCTTGTTGGCCGAACACGGCCCCGAGCTTTTTACCCGGGCGAGAGAACTGGGACGCAGTATCGCGTTCGAGGCCGCTGTCGCGGGGGGGATCCCGATCATTGCCAATCTGAGCCAATGTTTGTCGGCCAACCAGATTTGCAAACTCGAAGGGATTTTGAACGGCACCAGCAACTTCATCGTGACCCAGATGGACGAGAAAGGCGCCTCGTATGAAGATGTCGTTCGCCGTGCCCAACAACTGGGTTACGCAGAAGCCGACCCGACGATGGACGTCGATGGCACCGATGCGGCCCAAAAGCTATCGATTCTGGCCCATTTGGCTTTCGGCGCGACGGTGAATTGGGCAGACATCCCGCGAGTCGGCATTGATGGACTTGACCCCGATGACTTGCGTTTCAGCCGCCAACTGGGCTATCGCATCAAGCTGCTGGCCTTGGCCAACTTAGCGGATGACGGGCTGGAATTGTCGGTCGGCCCGACGTTGGTCCGAATTGGCACCCCCTTGGCCGAAGTCCGCGACGCCTACAATGCCATCCGAGTGATTGGGGATGCGGTCGGTCCCGTGTTCTACCATGGACTTGGCGCTGGTCAGATGCCGACCGCTTCGGCTGTGGCCGCGGACCTGATCGATACCGCCGTGGGGCGAACGAAGTTGACCTTCCAAACGCTGGAATATTTCTCGACCGATCAACCTCCACGGGTTAAGCAACGCGAAGCCGACACGCTGGTGGGAAGATGTTATTTCCGGCTCAATGTCGCGAACCATCCCGGCACCTTGGCGGCCATCACGGCGGTCCTAGCCAAGCACAAGATTTCGATCGCGTCGGTGATTCAACACGAACCCGAAAACGGCAACGCGGACGACAGCGGACCGCCATCCGGAACCGTCCCCTTGGTCATCATGACCCATGCGGCGGCAGAAGGTGCCGCGCGAACCGCAACCGAAGAGATCCAGTCGCTGTCGGCCGTTACCGGTCCGGTTGTAAGGCTTAGAGTGAAGGATTAA
- the infA gene encoding translation initiation factor IF-1, translated as MGKKEEAFEVEGTVTQALANTRFRVQLETGSEVMAHVAGRMRKHFIRIVPGDKVRVELSPYDLTKGRIIFRER; from the coding sequence TTGGGAAAGAAAGAAGAGGCCTTCGAAGTCGAAGGCACGGTAACACAGGCTCTCGCGAACACGCGTTTTCGGGTTCAATTAGAAACCGGTAGCGAGGTGATGGCGCACGTTGCTGGCCGGATGCGGAAGCACTTTATCCGTATCGTTCCGGGTGATAAGGTGCGGGTCGAGTTGTCGCCTTACGACCTGACAAAGGGTCGGATCATTTTTCGAGAACGCTAA
- a CDS encoding lactate/malate dehydrogenase family protein — protein MKVAIIGGGGLVGSCAAYALQCGGQVREIALLDVNQELAVGQALDLQHGGPSVADQTIVGGGYEQIPDSDVICITAGLRRKPDESRLDLINRNTDLFVQILKDVKAAGPKPSAIVLVVSNPVDILTYVAAKMLDLPVNQVIGLGTQLDTIRFCSLIAQQLNAPPTQTKALILGEHGETMVPIWSSATIGGLPLDKFSGWNHGVANQVFTRTRGSGAEVIKRKGGAGFAVGIAIRDCIDAIALDRRCILPVSSVQDGCYGIRDVSLSVPTVIGRTGVMRRIELDLWPKEIQGIRASGTALRNTLTKVMERIG, from the coding sequence ATGAAGGTAGCGATTATTGGCGGTGGCGGATTGGTTGGTTCGTGTGCTGCGTATGCACTTCAATGCGGCGGCCAAGTCCGTGAAATCGCGTTGTTGGATGTCAACCAAGAATTGGCGGTTGGCCAAGCACTCGATCTACAGCATGGTGGCCCGAGCGTTGCCGATCAAACCATCGTTGGCGGCGGTTACGAGCAAATTCCCGACAGTGATGTCATTTGTATCACTGCGGGACTGCGTCGTAAGCCGGACGAGTCGCGGTTGGATTTAATCAACCGCAACACCGACCTGTTCGTCCAAATTCTCAAAGACGTCAAGGCCGCGGGTCCAAAGCCGTCGGCAATCGTTTTGGTCGTCAGCAATCCGGTCGACATTCTGACCTACGTAGCCGCGAAGATGCTCGATTTGCCGGTCAATCAAGTGATTGGTTTGGGGACTCAGCTGGACACGATCCGTTTTTGTTCCTTGATCGCCCAGCAACTCAATGCGCCGCCGACCCAAACGAAGGCGTTGATCCTTGGCGAGCATGGCGAGACGATGGTGCCGATTTGGAGCAGTGCAACCATTGGCGGGTTGCCCCTCGATAAGTTCTCGGGCTGGAATCATGGTGTTGCCAACCAAGTTTTCACTCGGACACGCGGTAGTGGCGCCGAAGTGATCAAACGTAAAGGTGGAGCTGGCTTTGCCGTGGGGATCGCGATCCGCGACTGCATTGACGCCATCGCGCTGGACCGCCGCTGCATTTTGCCGGTGAGCAGCGTCCAAGACGGATGCTACGGCATTCGCGACGTCTCGCTGTCGGTTCCGACAGTGATCGGACGCACTGGTGTGATGCGTCGTATTGAACTCGATTTGTGGCCAAAAGAAATTCAGGGCATTCGGGCAAGCGGGACTGCGCTGCGAAATACGCTTACTAAGGTAATGGAGCGAATCGGCTAA
- a CDS encoding aldehyde dehydrogenase family protein has translation MQLDESLIRSVVAQVLAEVGPIPPKPGVDPNCGCPLPSASGTAGQASGGQYGIFYDAASAVAAARKAFEQLRSRTLEDRRRIIDIIRRIAIDNCEELGLMEMEETKIGRPVHKIEKLKTLGERSPGVEFLESKCFSGDYGLAVIERSPFGVIAAITPSTHSLPTITGNAVSMIAGGNAVVVNPHPSGKKVAAEGVRRYNQAIAEEVGIDNLICVIAEPTLESADQLFAHRDVALICVTGGPAVGRAALNSGKRAIVAGPGNPPVVVDETADLDNAARCIIQGAAYDNNLLCIAEKEVFVVESVFDDMMTAMKRAGAVQLNREQIQTLTSKAIAQVGDDHHDVAAKDFIGKDAKVLAQAAGVSVPDDCELIFGETDENHPFVSVEQMMPFVPFVRATDVDHAIAMAKEAEHGFRHTAIIHSRNVHNMTKMGRELDTTLYIKNGPCMAGLGLGGEGYLSFSIAGPTGEGVTTPTTFTRERRCSMIGELRVV, from the coding sequence ATGCAACTCGATGAATCCCTAATTCGAAGTGTCGTCGCTCAGGTCTTGGCTGAAGTTGGACCGATTCCGCCGAAACCTGGCGTGGACCCCAATTGCGGTTGCCCGTTACCCAGTGCCAGCGGGACGGCGGGACAAGCCAGCGGTGGCCAGTACGGCATCTTTTACGACGCGGCCTCCGCGGTGGCTGCGGCGCGCAAAGCATTTGAGCAATTGCGTAGTCGAACCTTGGAAGACCGTCGTCGAATCATTGACATCATTCGGCGGATCGCGATTGACAATTGCGAAGAGCTCGGCTTGATGGAGATGGAGGAGACCAAGATTGGTCGCCCTGTCCACAAGATTGAAAAACTGAAAACCCTCGGTGAACGATCCCCCGGTGTCGAATTTTTGGAATCGAAGTGTTTCAGCGGTGACTATGGGTTGGCTGTCATCGAACGATCGCCGTTTGGCGTGATCGCTGCGATCACCCCTTCGACTCATAGTTTGCCGACGATCACCGGTAATGCCGTCAGCATGATTGCAGGTGGAAACGCGGTCGTGGTGAATCCACATCCGTCGGGCAAAAAGGTCGCAGCGGAGGGCGTTCGGCGCTACAACCAAGCGATTGCCGAAGAGGTTGGGATCGACAACCTGATTTGTGTCATTGCCGAGCCGACACTCGAAAGCGCGGACCAGTTGTTCGCTCATCGCGATGTTGCCTTGATCTGTGTCACGGGTGGACCCGCCGTAGGTCGTGCGGCACTCAACAGTGGCAAACGGGCGATCGTTGCAGGACCGGGAAATCCCCCCGTGGTTGTTGACGAGACGGCCGATTTAGACAACGCAGCTCGTTGTATCATTCAAGGCGCAGCCTACGACAATAATTTGCTTTGCATCGCGGAAAAGGAAGTGTTCGTCGTCGAAAGCGTATTTGATGACATGATGACGGCGATGAAACGAGCCGGTGCGGTTCAGCTCAATCGTGAACAGATTCAAACGTTGACGAGCAAAGCGATCGCTCAAGTGGGTGATGATCATCATGATGTCGCCGCAAAGGACTTCATCGGAAAAGACGCCAAAGTACTGGCCCAGGCAGCCGGCGTCTCGGTGCCCGACGATTGTGAACTGATCTTCGGCGAAACCGACGAGAATCATCCCTTTGTATCGGTCGAGCAAATGATGCCCTTCGTGCCATTCGTTCGCGCTACGGATGTCGATCACGCGATCGCGATGGCCAAAGAGGCGGAGCACGGGTTCCGTCATACGGCAATCATCCATTCGCGAAACGTTCATAACATGACCAAGATGGGACGCGAACTCGATACGACGCTGTACATCAAGAACGGTCCTTGCATGGCAGGGCTCGGGCTTGGTGGCGAAGGCTATCTGTCCTTCTCGATCGCTGGTCCAACCGGCGAAGGCGTAACGACTCCAACCACCTTCACTCGAGAGCGCCGATGCAGCATGATCGGCGAGTTGCGAGTGGTATAG
- a CDS encoding transposase: MAGVLESDCQEGPSRDSYPGPFSRHASAGKFLDAWCTRAMRSKIDPMKDLAKTLRKKRELLLNWFRAGGTLSSGVVEGFNNKLKLITRKSYGFRTQEAYETALYHNLAALPEPKFTHRFF, translated from the coding sequence GTGGCAGGCGTACTTGAAAGTGATTGCCAAGAAGGGCCCTCACGCGATTCGTATCCTGGACCGTTTTCACGTCATGCATCGGCAGGTAAGTTTCTTGATGCTTGGTGTACGCGCGCGATGAGAAGCAAAATCGATCCGATGAAGGATTTAGCCAAGACGCTCCGCAAGAAACGCGAATTGCTGCTGAACTGGTTTCGAGCCGGAGGGACGTTGTCATCCGGCGTTGTAGAAGGCTTTAACAACAAGCTAAAACTGATTACCAGAAAATCCTACGGTTTTCGCACCCAAGAAGCTTACGAAACAGCGCTCTATCACAACCTTGCCGCGCTGCCTGAGCCAAAATTCACCCACAGATTCTTCTAA
- a CDS encoding acetate/propionate family kinase, producing the protein MLVLVANLGSTSFKYRLYDMADERCLARGAVERIGDAESKCTASIGDWSDERTMSVPDHGVAVEACLTQLTDPDHGAISDASEVAAIGFKAVHGGRLSGVFRVDDDVLDAMAEMNAAAPAHNPPYIAAMKAMRSRFDLPLVAAFETSFHQTIPAARKEYAIPRKWADELHLRKWGFHGASHRYIATRSAELLGRSDARVISCHLGGSSSLTAIESGQSVMTTMGMTPQTGLPQNNRVGDFDPFALPLIMQRTGMTLDETLAHLASQGGLLGLSGRSGDIRDLREAAAAGDANSRLALDVFVEEIRRHLGGMMVALGGVDAIVFTAGIGENDSELREAVCARLEAFGIVMDPIANKAVEGESTFHADSSRTQLWVIPTNEEIVVARQTVAVLQQTPS; encoded by the coding sequence GTGCTCGTTCTGGTAGCTAATCTCGGTTCGACTAGCTTTAAGTATCGGCTCTACGACATGGCCGATGAGCGATGTTTGGCGCGCGGTGCCGTCGAGCGGATCGGCGATGCCGAAAGCAAATGCACGGCATCGATCGGTGATTGGTCGGACGAGCGAACGATGTCGGTTCCCGATCACGGGGTTGCCGTCGAAGCTTGTTTGACGCAATTGACGGATCCGGATCATGGTGCGATTTCGGATGCGTCCGAAGTGGCGGCCATTGGGTTCAAGGCGGTCCACGGTGGCCGGTTGTCGGGCGTTTTTCGTGTCGACGATGACGTGTTGGACGCGATGGCTGAGATGAATGCTGCTGCGCCAGCACACAATCCACCCTACATCGCCGCGATGAAAGCGATGCGAAGCCGCTTCGATTTACCGTTGGTGGCTGCTTTTGAGACCAGTTTCCATCAAACGATTCCGGCTGCCAGGAAAGAGTACGCGATCCCGCGAAAATGGGCCGACGAGTTGCATCTACGCAAATGGGGATTCCATGGCGCAAGCCATCGGTACATTGCCACGCGAAGTGCGGAACTGCTCGGTCGTAGCGACGCCCGGGTGATTTCCTGTCATCTCGGGGGAAGCAGTTCGTTGACCGCGATCGAAAGTGGTCAAAGCGTGATGACGACGATGGGGATGACGCCACAGACCGGATTGCCTCAGAACAATCGCGTTGGCGACTTCGATCCCTTCGCCTTGCCATTGATCATGCAGCGCACCGGGATGACGCTTGACGAGACGCTTGCACATTTGGCCAGCCAAGGTGGGCTGCTCGGGTTGAGTGGTCGGAGCGGTGATATCCGTGATTTGCGGGAAGCGGCCGCAGCAGGGGATGCGAATTCGCGATTGGCACTCGATGTGTTTGTCGAAGAAATTCGTCGGCATCTTGGCGGCATGATGGTCGCACTCGGTGGCGTGGATGCCATCGTGTTCACGGCAGGCATTGGCGAAAACGATAGCGAGCTTCGCGAGGCGGTTTGTGCTCGGCTCGAGGCGTTCGGGATTGTTATGGATCCGATCGCCAACAAAGCGGTCGAAGGAGAATCAACCTTCCACGCGGATTCCAGTCGCACACAATTGTGGGTGATTCCGACAAACGAAGAGATTGTGGTCGCGCGGCAAACCGTTGCGGTGCTGCAACAAACGCCGTCATGA
- a CDS encoding ABC transporter permease subunit/CPBP intramembrane protease, with translation MSNPLYDPPQTAKQKRRAAKLAGRPRLSAIWLIYAREMRDQLRDRRTLFTIAVLPILLYPIVGTLLLQIAQFTQQHPTSVCVVGTEHLPDVPSLVSEDAFAADLAPDAQQLRVVTYRWKDVITDHTVAERASDWVRNGLFDCVVMVPPAFAEPKHRLSDQDASIRLLYNVASDQSMVARDRVTGVLNTWRGGWIRDRLASSGVDLDAIEPFRLSDVDIAPERTREAALWSKLLPFIMLVWAMTGAFYPAIDLVAGEKERGTLETLLCSPALRSEIVMGKLATVTTFSMMTAILNASSMLVTSSFVFRQIGIGSVDNTIGAPPMAPMLWLLVALVPLSALFSALALAVAAMARSSKEGQYYLMPLMMVTLPLVMLPMLPGTSLTAGTSLIPVTGMFLLVRALVEGQYVLALWHLPIVAVVTGVCLWMAAKWAHKQFEDESVLFGGNDQWELRHWVRHLWRDRQTAATPGQAIACGAIILVALFFGKLAVTEMPTTFSGIAQLVLMPQIGMILAPTLLMATVLTTSLRKSLRIRMPYWPTLPLAVLLGASLHPLYVTLASWINQMYPVSEQAAAAMKPFAEQITTAPWLSVVFLMALVPAVCEELAFRGFIFGGLQRGKNAVRAVVVTAILFGISHGVLQQSIAATVMGLLLGFIALRTGSVLPGILLHLTNNALSVSMGRIANSQWGGASMMFHTTAEGPQYQPLWLVACVAIAGICLWWFITLNTHPADAEADHIELDNTIVDPATRLMAST, from the coding sequence ATGAGCAACCCCCTCTACGACCCGCCGCAAACGGCGAAACAAAAACGACGTGCGGCCAAGCTTGCCGGTCGGCCACGTCTGTCGGCAATCTGGCTGATTTACGCCCGTGAGATGCGAGACCAACTTCGTGATCGCCGAACGTTGTTCACGATCGCGGTCTTACCGATCTTGCTGTATCCGATCGTTGGAACCCTACTGTTACAAATCGCGCAGTTCACTCAGCAGCATCCCACCAGTGTTTGCGTGGTGGGAACCGAGCACTTGCCCGATGTTCCCTCATTGGTATCCGAAGACGCCTTCGCAGCGGATCTCGCTCCGGATGCACAGCAACTGCGCGTGGTGACCTATCGATGGAAGGATGTGATCACCGACCATACGGTCGCCGAGCGCGCCAGCGATTGGGTTCGCAATGGATTGTTTGATTGTGTGGTCATGGTCCCCCCGGCCTTTGCCGAGCCAAAGCATCGACTCAGCGACCAAGACGCATCGATTCGGTTGCTGTACAACGTCGCGTCGGATCAATCGATGGTAGCACGTGACCGTGTGACGGGAGTGCTGAACACATGGCGTGGGGGGTGGATTCGTGATCGTTTAGCCAGCTCCGGCGTCGATCTTGACGCGATTGAACCCTTCCGGTTGTCCGACGTCGATATCGCACCCGAACGAACACGGGAAGCGGCGCTGTGGAGCAAATTGCTGCCGTTCATCATGTTGGTCTGGGCCATGACCGGTGCTTTCTATCCCGCGATCGACTTGGTCGCCGGTGAGAAAGAACGTGGAACACTCGAAACCTTGCTGTGCAGCCCTGCCCTGCGATCCGAAATTGTGATGGGCAAGTTGGCGACCGTCACGACGTTCAGCATGATGACGGCGATCTTGAATGCGAGCAGCATGCTCGTGACCAGCTCGTTTGTCTTTCGACAAATTGGAATCGGCAGCGTCGACAATACGATTGGCGCACCACCCATGGCTCCGATGCTCTGGTTACTCGTCGCCCTCGTCCCATTGTCGGCCCTATTTAGCGCTCTGGCACTCGCCGTTGCCGCGATGGCCCGTAGCAGTAAAGAGGGACAATACTACTTGATGCCGTTGATGATGGTCACGTTACCGCTGGTGATGTTGCCGATGTTGCCGGGCACCTCGTTGACAGCCGGGACCAGCTTGATTCCCGTAACCGGGATGTTCCTGCTGGTGCGCGCCTTGGTGGAAGGCCAATACGTCTTGGCGTTGTGGCATCTGCCGATCGTCGCGGTCGTCACCGGAGTCTGTTTATGGATGGCTGCAAAATGGGCACACAAACAATTTGAAGACGAGTCGGTGCTGTTTGGTGGCAACGACCAGTGGGAGCTACGTCATTGGGTGCGTCATCTATGGCGAGATCGGCAAACGGCGGCAACTCCAGGCCAAGCGATCGCATGTGGTGCGATCATCTTGGTTGCTTTGTTCTTCGGAAAGCTGGCGGTGACCGAGATGCCAACCACCTTTTCTGGTATCGCTCAATTGGTATTGATGCCGCAGATTGGCATGATTTTGGCTCCGACGCTCTTGATGGCAACGGTCTTGACCACGTCATTGAGAAAGAGTCTGCGGATTCGCATGCCTTACTGGCCGACGTTGCCCTTAGCCGTGCTGCTTGGCGCTTCACTACACCCCCTCTATGTCACGCTGGCGTCGTGGATCAACCAGATGTACCCGGTTAGCGAACAGGCGGCGGCCGCAATGAAGCCCTTTGCCGAGCAAATCACCACGGCGCCATGGCTATCGGTGGTCTTCCTGATGGCTTTGGTTCCTGCGGTCTGTGAAGAACTCGCGTTTCGCGGTTTCATTTTCGGTGGGCTGCAACGAGGAAAAAACGCTGTGCGTGCGGTCGTGGTCACCGCGATCCTGTTCGGCATCTCGCATGGAGTGCTGCAACAGTCGATTGCAGCAACGGTGATGGGGCTGCTGCTCGGTTTCATCGCGCTGAGAACCGGCAGTGTGCTGCCCGGAATCTTGCTGCACTTGACCAACAATGCCTTGTCGGTATCGATGGGGCGAATCGCCAACAGCCAATGGGGCGGAGCCTCGATGATGTTTCATACGACCGCCGAAGGCCCCCAGTATCAACCGTTGTGGCTGGTCGCCTGCGTCGCCATTGCGGGAATCTGTTTGTGGTGGTTCATCACGCTGAACACCCATCCCGCCGATGCGGAAGCCGACCATATCGAACTGGACAACACAATCGTTGATCCCGCGACTCGGTTGATGGCATCGACCTAG
- a CDS encoding EutN/CcmL family microcompartment protein — MQPAIVLGSARATIKHASLSGQRLVVIQPIGSDGTPDGPPLIAVDGLGCRKNDRVIATSDGSYAREVTQHQNTPARWSVVGIIDE, encoded by the coding sequence ATGCAACCAGCGATTGTTCTCGGGTCCGCTCGCGCCACGATCAAGCACGCGAGCTTGTCGGGGCAACGGTTGGTGGTGATTCAGCCAATCGGAAGTGACGGGACACCCGATGGTCCACCGCTGATTGCCGTCGATGGGCTGGGGTGTCGAAAGAACGATCGCGTGATTGCAACCAGTGATGGCTCCTACGCACGGGAAGTCACCCAGCATCAGAATACTCCGGCGCGATGGAGCGTCGTCGGGATCATTGATGAGTAA
- a CDS encoding class II aldolase/adducin family protein, translating to MQNLHKIKQEICDIGRRIYTRQFAAANDGNITVRVSENEVLCTPTMHCKGFLKPEDISLVDMTGKQIAGIKPRSSEALLHLEIYKQRADVKSVVHCHPPHATAFAIAREAIPQCVLPEVEVFLGDVPITQYETPGGQAFADTILPFVDKTNVMVLANHGTVSYGESVERAYWWTEILDAYCRMLMLAKQLGNVSYLSQDKSQELLELKQKWGYSDPRNTPEYKNCDICANDIFRSSWAETEVDRRAFPAPPAKATSSNGSAASGGMDEEKLVKLITDEVIRQMQK from the coding sequence ATGCAAAATCTGCATAAAATCAAGCAAGAAATCTGTGACATCGGGCGTCGTATCTACACTCGCCAATTCGCGGCGGCCAATGATGGGAACATCACCGTTCGCGTGAGCGAAAATGAAGTCCTTTGTACACCGACGATGCACTGCAAAGGTTTTTTGAAACCCGAAGACATTTCATTGGTCGACATGACTGGCAAACAAATCGCCGGCATCAAACCGCGCAGCAGTGAAGCATTGTTGCATCTCGAAATCTACAAACAGCGGGCCGACGTCAAGAGCGTCGTGCATTGCCATCCGCCGCATGCAACCGCATTCGCGATTGCTCGTGAAGCGATCCCACAATGTGTTTTACCCGAGGTCGAGGTCTTTCTCGGTGATGTCCCGATCACCCAATACGAAACCCCTGGTGGCCAAGCCTTTGCCGATACGATACTGCCGTTTGTTGACAAGACAAACGTCATGGTTTTGGCCAACCATGGCACGGTTAGCTACGGCGAATCGGTCGAGCGAGCGTATTGGTGGACAGAGATTCTGGACGCCTACTGCCGGATGTTGATGTTGGCCAAACAGCTTGGAAATGTATCGTATCTCAGCCAAGACAAATCACAGGAATTGTTGGAGCTGAAACAGAAGTGGGGATATAGCGATCCACGCAATACACCCGAGTATAAGAACTGCGACATTTGTGCGAACGATATCTTCCGCTCGTCCTGGGCTGAAACGGAGGTGGACCGCCGAGCATTCCCAGCACCTCCGGCGAAGGCAACGAGCAGCAACGGTAGCGCCGCTTCGGGCGGAATGGATGAAGAAAAGTTGGTGAAGTTGATTACCGACGAAGTCATCCGTCAAATGCAGAAGTAG
- a CDS encoding EutN/CcmL family microcompartment protein, whose translation MFIARVTGSVVSTQKVQTMTGHKLLVVEPYRLENAKRQSLESTGRTFVAVDTIGAGEGEYVLITQGSSARLTPETKTLPIDAVIIGIIDTVHIDKNSVYNRND comes from the coding sequence ATGTTTATTGCACGAGTCACCGGATCGGTCGTTAGCACTCAAAAGGTGCAAACGATGACGGGCCATAAGTTGCTCGTCGTGGAACCGTATCGTCTTGAAAATGCCAAACGTCAGTCGCTTGAATCCACCGGACGCACGTTTGTTGCCGTCGACACGATTGGTGCGGGCGAAGGCGAGTACGTTTTGATCACCCAGGGCAGCAGTGCTCGACTGACGCCCGAAACGAAAACATTACCGATCGATGCGGTCATCATTGGCATCATCGACACGGTTCACATCGATAAAAACAGTGTCTACAACCGAAATGATTAA